A section of the Salvelinus namaycush isolate Seneca unplaced genomic scaffold, SaNama_1.0 Scaffold13, whole genome shotgun sequence genome encodes:
- the LOC120036311 gene encoding putative RNA-binding protein 15B, with translation MKRQAGRDSSPSRTLAKRIRERERDRDGARREDLPLPPLALLLAESGRQHARSRSREREKTRLREERGGAGDPLHHRQQHHDLGLIGRPLLRTTAVLPKGKAAAELLGLRGGTGGTLEYKSLLISNLGSVLSDEHVEDGLFHEFKKFGDVSVKLSHTPELGRVAYVNFRHPEDAKEARHAKTRLVLYDRPLKVEPMYVRRRSCTPPDMGYVPIHDAPYPSYRQRSLSPCAGVSSMGDIRPPRHYHVEGLGLSRERERILDYYGMLDERGRPYGLPVPEHDDIKPEDDARACRNLFIGNLDHNVTEGELRRGFDKYGIIEEVVIKRPARGQGGAYAFLKFQNLDMAHRAKVTMQGRVIGGNPVKIGYGKANPTTRLWVGGLGPSNSLAALAREFDRFGSIRNIDYTKGDSFAYIQYESLDASHAACTQMRGFPLGGPERRLRVDFAKAEEPLPRSYPTEYQPPVPLPAHLDLLRLRDRSLERELRARDRSPPSHALFTQRERERAMLDRGDREFTSPTNSLERRGGEAFGGSRGGRGDRAARSRSRERWLKERDAERAGTERRRRRSLSLDGPSQEKERGMSKVRGRAGSASPEDSPDRARVRAPDSTTEPRGQSPDSSRHSNEDRVGQDGHETSSSRNRHKKTGGDREKDRDRNHRASDTNHTSDTLNKDPRTPSMLSECATTLSKAWHGHFTLKNSCFPTNMHLLEGGSGFFHSVMKDNQAKGKLTQLKIAQRLRMDQTRLNEVTRRIKHGGSEGYAVLLALQDPVDREAPPPEPGLQIRLLRHLVTYLRNKEAAGVISLPVGGAKGGGKGGMLYAFPPCDFSQQFLQSAHRTLGNLDEEHLVVVIVNDSA, from the coding sequence ATGAAGCGACAGGCCGGGAGGGACTCCAGTCCTAGTAGGACTTTAGCGAAACGAATACGGGAAAGAGAGCGGGACCGGGACGGGGCACGGAGAGAGGACCTGCCGCTCCCACCACTTGCTTTGCTGCTCGCTGAAAGCGGGAGGCAACATGCTCGGAGTAGGAGCAGGGAACGAGAAAAGACACGGCTTCGGGAGGAGCGTGGAGGCGCCGGAGACCCCCTCCACCACCGACAACAACACCACGACCTCGGTCTCATCGGCCGACCCCTTCTCCGGACTACAGCCGTCCTGCCTAAAGGCAAAGCGGCAGCCGAACTACTGGGCCTCAGGGGGGGAACGGGGGGGACTCTGGAATACAAATCGTTGCTCATTAGCAATCTCGGCTCGGTGCTATCTGACGAGCACGTTGAAGACGGACTGTTTCACGAGTTTAAAAAGTTTGGGGACGTTAGTGTGAAACTCTCACACACTCCAGAACTAGGCCGAGTCGCCTACGTCAATTTCCGGCACCCGGAGGACGCTAAAGAGGCCAGGCATGCCAAAACCAGGTTAGTACTCTATGACCGCCCCCTCAAAGTAGAGCCCATGTACGTCCGGCGGCGCAGCTGCACGCCGCCGGATATGGGCTATGTCCCCATCCATGACGCCCCATATCCCTCTTATAGACAGAGGTCCCTCTCCCCCTGCGCTGGAGTTAGTAGTATGGGAGATATCCGACCACCAAGACATTACCATGTAGAGGGACTGGgactgagcagagagagggagaggatctTAGATTACTATGGGATGTTAGACGAGAGGGGACGGCCATACGGGCTGCCAGTACCTGAGCATGATGACATAAAACCCGAGGATGATGCGAGGGCGTGCAGGAACTTGTTCATCGGCAACCTGGATCACAACGTCACCGAGGGCGAGCTGAGGAGAGGCTTCGATAAGTACGGCATCATCGAGGAAGTTGTGATTAAACGACCGGCGCGTGGTCAGGGGGGAGCCTACGCTTTCCTCAAATTCCAGAACTTAGACATGGCTCACCGGGCTAAGGTAACCATGCAGGGCCGCGTGATTGGCGGGAACCCGGTGAAGATAGGCTACGGTAAGGCCAACCCTACCACCAGACTTTGGGTAGGCGGGCTGGGACCCAGCAATTCCCTGGCAGCCCTGGCCAGAGAGTTTGACCGTTTTGGCAGCATCCGGAACATAGACTATACGAAAGGGGATAGTTTTGCCTACATTCAGTATGAGAGCCTAGATGCCTCCCATGCTGCATGTACTCAGATGAGAGGGTTCCCTCTAGGAGGCCCAGAGAGGAGGCTGAGGGTGGACTTTGCCAAGGCTGAGGAGCCCCTGCCTCGTAGTTACCCAACAGAATACCAGCCCCCTGTGCCTCTACCTGCCCACCTGGACCTGCTGAGGCTTCGCGACCGTAGCCTGGAGAGAGAGCTACGCGCCCGGGACCGCTCGCCCCCCTCCCACGCCCTGTTCACccagcgggagagagagagagctatgctggACAGGGGGGACAGAGAGTTCACCTCTCCAACAAATAGCCTGGAGCGCAGGGGGGGTGAAGCATTTGGGGGGTCTCGTGGTGGCCGAGGGGACCGGGCAGCCCGGAGCCGAAGCAGAGAGCGCTGGCTGAAGGAGAGGGACGCAGAGCGGGCTGGGACGGAGAGACGCAGACGCAGGTCCCTCTCCCTTGACGGACCCTctcaggagaaggagaggggcatGTCCAAGGTGAGAGGAAGAGCAGGATCAGCTTCTCCAGAGGACAGCCCAGACAGAGCCAGGGTCCGGGCCCCAGACTCTACCACCGAGCCAAGGGGACAGAGCCCTGACAGCAGCCGCCACTCCAACGAGGACCGGGTCGGCCAGGACGGCCACGAGACATCCTCCAGCCGGAACCGCCACAAGAAgactggaggagacagagagaaggaccgTGACCGCAACCACCGGGCCAGTGACACAAACCACACCTCCGACACACTTAATAAAGACCCCAGAACACCCAGCATGCTGTCGGAGTGTGCCACCACCCTCAGCAAAGCCTGGCACGGTCACTTCACCCTGAAGAACTCCTGCTTCCCCACTAACATGCACCTGCTGGAGGGAGGCTCCGGGTTCTTCCACTCTGTCATGAAGGACAACCAGGCCAAGGGGAAACTGACCCAGCTGAAGATCGCCCAGCGACTGAGGATGGATCAGACCAGGTTGAACGAGGTCACCAGGAGGATCAAACATGGTGGCTCCGAGGGCTACGCTGTTCTCCTGGCCCTCCAGGACCCCGTCGACCGCGAGGCCCCTCCACCTGAACCAGGCCTACAGATCAGACTCCTCCGTCACCTGGTCACCTACCTGAGAAACAAGGAGGCTGCAGGAGTGATCAGTCTACCAGTAGGTGGGGCTAAGGGCGGGGGCAAGGGAGGTATGCTGTACGCCTTCCCTCCCTGTGACTTCTCCCAGCAGTTCCTCCAGAGTGCACATCGGACTTTGGGGAATCTGGATGAAGAGCACCTGGTGGTTGTTATTGTCAACGACTCTGCCTAA